The proteins below come from a single Cylindrospermopsis raciborskii Cr2010 genomic window:
- a CDS encoding DevA family ABC transporter ATP-binding protein — protein sequence MKSSNPIIEIEGLNQYFGKPKLKNQILFDINLRIDAGEIVIMTGPSGSGKTTLLTLIGGLRSVQEGSLKFLGEELCGVRNGKLVQVRRQIGYIFQGHNLLDFLTARENVQMSLELQTHIPQGQARMQSQSILESVKLGNRINYYPEDLSGGQKQRVAIARALVSHPKLVLADEPTAALDSKSGRDVVNIMQELAREQNCAILIVTHDNRILDIADRIIQMEDGKLTQLDN from the coding sequence ATGAAAAGTTCAAACCCCATCATAGAAATTGAGGGCTTAAATCAGTATTTTGGTAAACCCAAATTAAAGAACCAGATATTATTTGACATTAATTTAAGAATTGACGCTGGTGAAATTGTGATTATGACAGGTCCTTCCGGATCGGGAAAGACCACCCTACTAACCTTGATTGGTGGTTTACGTTCTGTTCAAGAAGGAAGTTTAAAATTTCTGGGAGAGGAATTATGTGGAGTTAGAAACGGGAAGTTAGTCCAAGTACGTCGTCAAATAGGTTATATTTTTCAAGGACATAATTTGTTAGACTTTTTAACAGCTAGAGAAAATGTACAAATGTCTTTGGAATTACAGACCCATATTCCTCAAGGTCAAGCTAGAATGCAATCCCAATCCATCCTTGAGTCCGTAAAATTAGGTAACAGGATTAATTATTATCCTGAGGATCTGTCGGGAGGACAAAAACAAAGAGTTGCTATTGCACGTGCTTTAGTTAGTCACCCTAAATTAGTTTTAGCAGACGAACCTACAGCAGCTTTAGATAGTAAATCCGGTCGAGATGTGGTCAATATCATGCAGGAATTAGCCAGAGAACAAAACTGTGCCATTTTAATTGTCACCCATGATAATCGTATTTTGGATATTGCCGATCGCATTATTCAAATGGAAGATGGTAAACTTACTCAGCTTGATAATTAG
- the devC gene encoding ABC transporter permease DevC, which yields MILNIPLAWLQLAKQKVRFLVALAGISFVAVLMFMQIGFQDALYASATQLHKNIEGDLFLISAQYKSLTSNQSFPRSRLYQTLGFKDVESVDPLYVQFAKLKNPVTGRKYPIYVLGFDPVKSIFKLPEIQQDFKLLQIPDQVFFDRAARPEFGPIAQHYSQNKPVSMEIFSYLGLIGYKVRVSGLFSLGPSFGVDGNLIVSDSTFMRVFRERNANQIDIGLIHLRPGADSQRVLGELSANLPEDVMVMNRHDFIEFEKNYWTLRTPIGFVFNLMVIMGFVVGVIVVYQILYSNISSHLIEFATLKAMGFKNKYLLRVVFQQALILAGLGYIPGFAISLGLYDIAKNATQLPIVMDGDKAFIVFISAVVMCLTSGFFSTNKLRKLDPADIF from the coding sequence ATGATCCTAAATATTCCTCTGGCTTGGCTACAACTGGCTAAACAAAAAGTTCGGTTTCTTGTAGCTCTAGCAGGAATTTCCTTTGTTGCTGTTTTAATGTTTATGCAAATTGGGTTTCAAGATGCACTGTATGCTAGTGCCACACAATTGCATAAGAATATCGAAGGAGATTTATTTTTGATTAGTGCTCAATATAAATCCTTAACTTCTAACCAAAGTTTTCCTCGCAGTCGTTTATATCAAACCCTGGGTTTTAAGGATGTAGAGTCAGTTGATCCCCTATATGTACAGTTTGCTAAGTTAAAAAATCCGGTAACTGGGCGGAAATATCCCATTTATGTGCTGGGATTTGATCCGGTTAAATCAATATTTAAGTTGCCAGAAATACAACAAGATTTTAAATTACTCCAAATACCAGATCAGGTATTTTTTGACCGTGCTGCTCGTCCTGAGTTTGGTCCAATTGCCCAACACTATAGCCAAAATAAACCTGTCAGCATGGAGATATTCAGTTATCTGGGGTTAATAGGTTATAAAGTTAGGGTAAGTGGTTTATTTAGTCTTGGTCCATCTTTTGGGGTTGATGGGAATTTAATTGTCAGCGATTCTACTTTCATGCGAGTTTTTCGAGAGCGCAATGCCAATCAAATAGATATAGGGTTAATTCATCTAAGACCTGGTGCTGATTCCCAAAGGGTATTAGGTGAACTATCAGCTAACTTACCCGAAGATGTGATGGTTATGAACCGTCATGACTTCATCGAATTTGAAAAAAATTATTGGACTTTAAGAACACCTATCGGTTTTGTATTTAACTTGATGGTAATTATGGGTTTTGTGGTTGGTGTCATAGTTGTTTACCAAATTCTTTATAGTAATATATCCAGCCATTTGATTGAATTTGCTACCCTCAAAGCCATGGGATTTAAAAACAAATATCTCCTCAGAGTTGTTTTTCAACAGGCTCTAATTTTAGCAGGTTTGGGATACATTCCTGGATTTGCTATCTCTTTAGGACTTTACGACATAGCCAAAAATGCTACCCAATTACCCATTGTCATGGATGGTGATAAAGCATTTATTGTATTTATCTCTGCTGTGGTTATGTGTTTAACTTCAGGTTTTTTCTCCACTAACAAACTACGAAAGTTAGATCCGGCTGATATTTTTTAA
- a CDS encoding ABC exporter membrane fusion protein encodes MVDKEKHLLVNFRSWLLISLATTTFISTLLISFQSISNFQTKSQSKVAIPINSPSPIITGVAALGRLEPQGEIIRLSAPNSLGGGIRIAKLLVKKGDKIRQGQLIAFLDSYSPNLAALEKANRQVEVAKANLEKVEAGAKQGDIYAQKATIGRLEAELRGETSAQKSIIARLQAELNNAQRENQRYEDLYENGAISASNAESKRLRRDTLQQQINEAKAALNRTQETLQKQINEAQARLNSIVEIRPTDIQLAKADLASAKASVTQAQAELDLSIIRSPIDGQVLKINAWPGEIISSQGIAELGRTQQMYVVAEVYETDVKKVKLGQSVDITADAFPGKIQGTVTDIGLQVNQQNIFNNSPGADTDNKIVDVKIRINNPKDNQRVADLTNLQVQVWINM; translated from the coding sequence ATGGTAGACAAAGAAAAGCATTTACTTGTCAATTTTAGAAGTTGGTTGTTAATTAGTTTAGCGACTACCACATTTATATCTACCCTACTCATATCTTTTCAAAGTATTTCAAATTTCCAGACTAAATCCCAATCCAAGGTGGCAATTCCTATTAATAGTCCCAGTCCAATAATTACTGGTGTTGCTGCTTTAGGAAGACTAGAACCCCAAGGGGAAATAATTCGGTTATCTGCTCCTAATTCCTTGGGAGGAGGTATAAGAATAGCAAAACTTCTAGTCAAAAAAGGCGATAAAATTCGCCAAGGTCAATTAATTGCCTTTTTAGACAGTTACAGTCCTAATCTTGCAGCTTTAGAAAAGGCTAACAGACAAGTAGAAGTAGCAAAAGCAAATCTAGAAAAAGTAGAAGCTGGAGCAAAACAGGGAGATATTTATGCCCAAAAAGCCACCATTGGGCGATTGGAAGCAGAATTGCGTGGTGAAACATCAGCACAAAAATCCATAATTGCTAGATTGCAAGCTGAATTAAATAATGCACAAAGAGAAAATCAGAGATATGAAGATTTATATGAAAATGGAGCAATTTCTGCTTCAAATGCAGAGAGTAAACGTCTAAGAAGAGACACTCTACAGCAACAAATAAATGAAGCAAAAGCAGCACTAAATAGAACTCAAGAAACTTTGCAAAAACAAATAAATGAAGCTCAAGCAAGACTCAACAGTATTGTAGAAATTCGTCCCACCGATATACAACTAGCAAAAGCAGATCTGGCGAGCGCAAAAGCTTCAGTTACCCAAGCTCAAGCAGAATTAGATTTAAGTATAATTCGTTCACCGATTGATGGACAAGTTTTAAAAATTAATGCTTGGCCAGGAGAAATAATTAGTAGTCAAGGTATTGCTGAATTAGGGAGAACCCAGCAAATGTATGTGGTAGCAGAAGTTTATGAAACTGATGTTAAAAAAGTAAAATTAGGACAATCTGTAGACATTACTGCTGATGCTTTTCCAGGGAAAATTCAAGGAACAGTTACAGATATTGGATTGCAAGTTAATCAGCAAAATATTTTTAATAATAGTCCTGGTGCTGATACAGACAACAAAATAGTTGATGTCAAAATTCGGATCAACAATCCTAAAGACAACCAAAGGGTTGCAGATTTAACTAACCTACAGGTTCAGGTATGGATCAACATGTAA
- a CDS encoding type I polyketide synthase, whose protein sequence is MNHAKLESDLAQLQDEVSNCERDLLNLIKGKKTMEYSQNHNGGNQSNQIAIIGMASLFPQSKNLQEYWQVIVDKIDCITDVPASRWSVEDYYDPNPKAPDKTYCKRGGFIPDIDFNPMEFGLPPNILEVTDISQLLGLVVAKAAMEDAGYGESQQFDRDRTGVILGVAIGRQLAVPLGSRLQYPVWKKVFKNCGLSDDETEKVIEKLKSAYIQWEENAFPGMLANVISGRIANRLDLGGTNCVVDAACASSLGALNMAISELLAHRADMMITGGVDTDNSIFAYMCFSKTPAVSPSEKVRPFDVNSDGMMLGEGVGMLVLKRLEDAVKDGDRIYAVVKGIGSSSDGKYKSIYAPHSQGQVKAIRRAYENAGFAPQTVGLIEAHGTGTMVGDPTEFTSINQVFGDNNSLKQHIALGTVKSQIGHTKAAAGAASLIKTALALHHKVLPPTINITQPHPKLNIENSPFYLNTETRPWISNQPRRAGVSAFGFGGTNYHVVLEEYESEHHQSYRLHNCAKSIFLSAPTTPELLSQCQHLYQQLESTDKEQHYQRIIAESEQLIIPADHARVGFTILSLSQAIAHLAIIIDLLKNQPSVEFWEHPKGIYYRQQGMETTGKVVALFSGQGSQYLEMGRELVINFPCLRQTYSHLDDLFSREGLEPLSQVVFPTPVFTPQERQEQLEKLQRTEYAQPAIGVLSAGLYKILQQAGLKVDFVAGHSFGELTALWSAGVLTEEDYFFLVKARGKAMSTPPAVDAGGMLAVKGNISQVTELIKDFPQVAIANYNSQQQIVLAGNKSEITQVQNVLQSKGFSCFLLGVSAAFHTPLVSHAQKPFAHAIAQVNFQSPRIPVYSNVTGKLYPNEPASMQKILQEHLLNQVLFQQQIENIYQAGGNCFIEVGPKNVLTNLVKEILIDKPHIAVALNANYRQDSDLLLREAVTKLRVFGVPLKNLDPYQIPAKISSSSQKNEQKTLNIRLNATNINDRSQKAFAQALATGPVIKKSTVSEDNYQIQPQKILVEKNPQINPEIISSSILTSKNSSQVKNHSIVEPKMEIPVENYDRLLDSLEQSLAEFTRQQSEINQVHQQSLQNQMEYNKTFYELMQQQCLFLAKEETNEYQAQTQQLAISSTERSMMRLHDHQAETIRIHEKYLNYQQEYTNNYFQLLEQHYSLFEVGSPNGYPHLPSSHVAQSDPPAQKLIYPLEPENNSQNNLPDITVGFPIATYLDKEKLRDTLINIVSDKTGYPVEMLDLSMDIEADLGIDSIKRVEILGGLLELYPDLPRPNPEELAQLATLEQIAEYINNLITQVYENQPVEETVGSGKSPLSQEIPVKAINEQTATIETPSPVTELDNHPQFLVLSHEDSLDRSHQPTITIPDNLSQILLTIVSDKTGYPAEMLDLSMDMEADLGIDSIKRVEILGGLLELYPDLPRPNPEELAQLRTLGEIAEYMRHQAETVERSNLSPLEKPDMSTTEVGDKILRLPVQLKPLPQPDSLDLTIPENHFVLITNDGSEVTHRLVAKLADKGCKTVVLTFPCLESNLSEEIAQIRLNDWHEETLQEHLTELTTKFGPVGGFIHLHPNSNNNLGMDKAIVQHVFLIAKHLKEDLNQLAKKERACFFAVVRLDGELGTAKTHNFSPISGGLFGLTKSLNQEWPEVFCRTLDLSPDLDADTTVKHILAELQDPNLLVTEVGYNKVDRFTLVAEPGKSSIIPDSLNITKNQVFLVSGGAKGITAKCVIKLAEEYQCKFILLGRSSAEIEPVWSEGYEDENELKRQIMEDFLAKGEKPTPIMVQKKYQTISSQREIHNTLKAITEAGGKAEYVCVDITDGMMLREKLTPIIDQFGTITGIIHGAGNLADKRIEKKTVQDFETVYAAKVQGLQNLLNIVETNQLEYLILFSSVVGFYGNVGQTDYAIANEILNKSAHVIKHKHPNCHVVSINWGPWDSGMVSPELQTAFAQRGIKTIPQELGSSILVDQLRNSDSTMTQVVIGSPLVYIPSTLSSELKTHQITRQLKLNYNPFLQDHVIAGNPVLPATCGLSWISSSCEQLYPGFQTFHCPNFKVLKGIVFDQNSPHEYILEIQEVAKIDNQEIQLAGKISSVTNHGKIRYHFSSNLILKRQIPLADNYELFNLTQDGQFLASNSLLYQTGGGSLFHGNTFQGVKSVLNISPGKLTMKCELPEPTLYQQGQFRVQTLNPYIADVQIHSLWIWTQHFHQVGCLPSEIENFEQFAPVPFGETFYVTCEIKSKTESYVVADVITHNQKGQVYNQMKASKATILPNSY, encoded by the coding sequence ATGAATCACGCCAAACTTGAGTCAGATTTAGCACAGTTGCAGGATGAAGTTAGCAATTGTGAACGGGATTTATTAAACTTAATTAAAGGAAAAAAAACCATGGAATATTCTCAAAATCATAATGGTGGTAATCAAAGTAATCAAATTGCCATTATTGGTATGGCTTCCCTATTTCCCCAGTCAAAAAACTTGCAGGAGTATTGGCAGGTAATAGTGGATAAAATAGATTGCATTACGGATGTGCCTGCTTCCCGTTGGAGCGTGGAAGACTATTATGATCCCAATCCTAAAGCACCAGATAAAACTTACTGTAAAAGAGGTGGGTTCATCCCCGATATTGATTTTAATCCTATGGAATTTGGTTTACCACCAAATATTCTAGAAGTGACAGATATTTCTCAATTATTGGGTTTAGTCGTCGCCAAAGCAGCTATGGAAGATGCTGGCTATGGTGAGTCTCAACAGTTTGATCGGGATCGCACAGGGGTAATATTAGGTGTGGCAATTGGTAGACAATTGGCAGTACCTTTGGGGTCACGATTACAATATCCCGTTTGGAAAAAAGTTTTTAAAAACTGTGGACTTTCTGATGATGAGACTGAAAAAGTAATTGAGAAACTGAAAAGTGCCTACATACAATGGGAGGAAAATGCGTTCCCTGGAATGTTGGCTAATGTAATTTCCGGGAGAATTGCCAACCGACTTGATTTGGGCGGAACTAATTGTGTAGTTGATGCTGCTTGCGCCAGTTCCCTGGGCGCACTGAATATGGCAATCAGCGAACTGCTTGCACATCGTGCTGATATGATGATTACAGGTGGGGTTGATACCGATAATTCCATTTTTGCCTATATGTGTTTTAGTAAAACTCCCGCAGTTTCCCCCAGTGAAAAAGTTAGACCATTCGATGTGAATTCCGATGGTATGATGTTAGGTGAGGGCGTGGGAATGTTGGTACTCAAACGTCTGGAAGATGCTGTTAAAGATGGCGATCGCATTTATGCTGTAGTTAAGGGTATTGGCAGTTCCAGTGATGGTAAATACAAAAGCATTTATGCTCCCCATTCCCAAGGACAGGTAAAAGCCATTCGTCGGGCCTATGAAAATGCTGGTTTTGCGCCCCAAACTGTGGGTTTAATTGAAGCTCATGGTACGGGAACTATGGTAGGAGACCCCACGGAATTTACTTCAATCAATCAGGTGTTTGGTGATAATAACTCTCTAAAACAACACATAGCTTTAGGAACGGTTAAATCTCAAATTGGACACACAAAAGCTGCTGCGGGTGCTGCTAGTTTAATTAAAACCGCCTTGGCATTACATCATAAGGTGTTACCACCAACTATTAACATTACCCAACCCCATCCCAAACTGAATATTGAAAATTCTCCCTTTTATTTAAATACGGAAACTAGACCATGGATTAGCAATCAACCGAGACGAGCTGGGGTGAGCGCCTTTGGTTTTGGAGGTACAAATTATCATGTAGTTTTGGAAGAATATGAATCGGAACATCATCAATCATATAGATTACATAATTGCGCTAAGTCAATTTTCTTGAGCGCACCCACAACACCAGAATTATTATCCCAATGTCAACATCTTTATCAACAGTTGGAATCAACAGATAAAGAACAACATTATCAAAGAATAATTGCCGAATCTGAACAATTGATAATTCCTGCTGATCATGCTAGAGTAGGATTCACGATCCTCTCTTTAAGCCAAGCAATAGCCCATTTAGCTATCATTATTGACTTGCTAAAAAATCAACCTTCCGTTGAGTTCTGGGAACATCCTAAAGGAATTTATTATCGTCAACAGGGTATGGAAACAACCGGAAAAGTAGTGGCCTTATTTTCCGGACAAGGTTCCCAATATTTGGAAATGGGAAGAGAATTAGTAATTAACTTTCCTTGTTTACGACAAACCTACTCTCACCTGGATGATTTATTCTCCCGCGAGGGATTAGAACCTCTTTCTCAAGTGGTCTTCCCCACTCCAGTTTTCACTCCACAGGAACGACAAGAACAATTGGAAAAACTGCAAAGAACCGAATATGCACAACCAGCAATAGGAGTATTAAGTGCAGGATTATATAAAATATTGCAGCAAGCTGGATTGAAAGTTGATTTTGTTGCTGGACATAGCTTTGGAGAGTTAACAGCTCTATGGTCTGCAGGTGTATTAACTGAAGAAGATTATTTCTTTCTGGTCAAAGCTAGGGGAAAAGCAATGTCCACACCCCCAGCAGTGGATGCTGGAGGAATGTTAGCAGTAAAAGGTAATATTAGCCAAGTAACGGAATTAATTAAAGACTTTCCCCAAGTTGCTATTGCTAACTATAATTCCCAACAGCAAATAGTTCTAGCTGGGAATAAATCAGAAATTACTCAAGTACAGAATGTTCTGCAATCTAAGGGATTCTCCTGTTTCTTATTAGGGGTTTCCGCTGCTTTCCACACACCCTTAGTCTCCCATGCACAAAAACCCTTTGCCCATGCGATCGCACAAGTAAATTTTCAATCACCTCGCATTCCGGTTTATAGCAATGTGACAGGAAAATTATATCCTAATGAACCTGCATCCATGCAAAAAATTCTCCAAGAACATTTATTAAATCAGGTGTTATTTCAACAGCAGATTGAGAATATATATCAGGCTGGTGGTAATTGTTTTATTGAGGTTGGTCCGAAAAATGTCCTTACCAATTTAGTTAAAGAAATCCTGATAGACAAGCCTCATATTGCGGTGGCATTAAATGCTAATTATCGTCAGGATAGTGATTTATTATTACGGGAAGCTGTTACCAAATTGAGAGTTTTTGGTGTACCATTAAAAAACTTAGATCCCTATCAGATTCCTGCTAAAATTTCTTCATCTTCCCAGAAAAATGAACAAAAAACTTTGAATATCAGATTGAATGCTACCAATATCAATGACAGATCACAAAAAGCATTTGCCCAGGCTTTAGCAACTGGTCCAGTTATCAAAAAGTCAACAGTTAGTGAAGATAACTATCAAATTCAGCCACAGAAAATATTAGTGGAGAAAAATCCTCAGATAAATCCAGAAATAATCTCATCAAGTATCCTCACTTCAAAAAATAGTTCTCAAGTCAAAAACCATAGTATAGTGGAACCAAAGATGGAAATTCCCGTGGAAAACTATGATCGACTTCTTGATAGTTTAGAACAATCATTAGCGGAATTTACTCGACAGCAAAGTGAAATTAATCAGGTACATCAACAGTCTTTACAAAATCAAATGGAGTACAATAAAACCTTTTACGAATTAATGCAGCAACAGTGTTTGTTCCTAGCTAAGGAAGAAACTAATGAATATCAAGCCCAAACACAACAGTTAGCAATTTCTAGTACGGAACGTAGCATGATGCGACTACATGACCATCAAGCTGAAACTATTCGTATTCATGAAAAATATCTCAATTATCAACAGGAGTATACCAATAATTACTTTCAATTACTTGAGCAGCACTATAGCTTGTTCGAGGTAGGATCTCCTAATGGGTATCCTCATCTTCCATCTTCCCATGTTGCACAAAGTGACCCACCAGCACAAAAGTTAATTTATCCTCTGGAACCGGAAAATAATTCCCAGAATAATCTACCTGACATTACAGTTGGTTTCCCCATAGCTACCTACCTTGATAAAGAAAAACTGAGGGACACCCTGATCAATATTGTCAGTGATAAAACGGGTTATCCTGTGGAAATGTTGGACTTGTCAATGGACATTGAAGCAGATTTAGGAATTGACTCTATCAAAAGAGTGGAAATTCTGGGAGGACTTTTAGAACTTTACCCCGATCTACCCAGACCTAACCCAGAAGAATTAGCGCAATTGGCAACTCTGGAACAAATTGCTGAGTATATAAACAACTTAATTACACAGGTGTATGAAAATCAACCCGTAGAGGAGACAGTAGGGAGCGGAAAATCTCCCTTATCTCAAGAAATCCCTGTAAAAGCAATCAACGAACAGACAGCAACCATAGAAACCCCATCACCTGTTACCGAACTTGATAATCATCCACAATTCTTGGTTTTATCCCATGAAGATTCATTAGATAGATCCCATCAACCAACAATCACCATTCCCGATAATTTAAGTCAGATCTTGCTCACTATTGTGAGTGATAAAACAGGTTATCCTGCAGAAATGTTAGACCTGTCCATGGATATGGAAGCAGATTTAGGAATTGACTCTATCAAAAGAGTAGAAATTCTGGGAGGACTTTTAGAACTTTACCCCGATCTACCCAGACCTAACCCAGAAGAATTAGCACAATTGCGGACCCTGGGAGAAATTGCTGAGTATATGCGCCATCAAGCTGAAACTGTGGAGAGGTCGAATTTATCCCCATTAGAAAAACCAGATATGTCAACCACGGAAGTAGGGGATAAAATCCTGCGCCTTCCAGTGCAATTAAAACCACTTCCTCAACCAGACAGTTTAGATTTAACCATTCCAGAAAATCACTTTGTCTTAATTACTAATGATGGTTCAGAAGTTACCCATAGGTTAGTAGCTAAGCTCGCAGATAAAGGATGTAAAACTGTTGTTTTAACCTTTCCATGCTTGGAGTCAAACCTATCGGAGGAGATTGCTCAAATCAGATTAAACGATTGGCATGAAGAAACTTTGCAAGAACATTTGACCGAACTTACCACCAAGTTTGGTCCTGTGGGTGGTTTTATTCATCTACATCCTAACTCCAACAATAATTTGGGAATGGATAAAGCCATTGTTCAGCACGTGTTTTTAATTGCCAAACACCTGAAGGAAGATCTCAATCAACTGGCTAAAAAAGAACGTGCTTGCTTTTTTGCAGTTGTGAGATTAGATGGTGAATTAGGAACGGCAAAAACTCACAACTTTAGTCCTATTAGTGGAGGATTATTTGGACTAACTAAAAGTTTAAATCAAGAATGGCCAGAAGTATTTTGTCGTACCCTGGATTTAAGTCCTGATTTAGATGCGGACACAACCGTAAAACATATTCTGGCTGAATTGCAAGATCCTAATTTATTAGTTACCGAGGTAGGATACAATAAAGTAGACAGGTTTACCTTAGTAGCAGAACCTGGTAAATCATCCATCATTCCCGATTCATTAAATATTACTAAAAACCAGGTTTTTTTAGTTAGTGGGGGTGCTAAGGGAATTACTGCCAAATGTGTAATCAAATTGGCTGAAGAATACCAATGCAAGTTTATTCTTTTAGGACGTTCTAGTGCAGAAATTGAACCTGTTTGGTCTGAAGGATATGAAGATGAAAATGAACTGAAACGGCAAATCATGGAAGATTTTCTCGCCAAGGGAGAAAAACCCACTCCCATAATGGTGCAGAAAAAATATCAGACTATTTCCTCCCAAAGAGAAATACACAATACATTAAAAGCAATTACTGAAGCAGGAGGAAAAGCAGAATATGTCTGTGTTGATATCACCGATGGTATGATGTTGAGAGAAAAGCTAACACCTATAATTGACCAATTTGGTACTATTACTGGAATCATTCATGGTGCGGGTAACTTAGCAGATAAAAGAATTGAGAAAAAGACGGTTCAAGATTTTGAAACAGTTTATGCTGCCAAAGTCCAGGGTTTACAAAACCTACTCAATATTGTGGAAACAAATCAACTGGAATATTTAATCCTATTTTCTTCAGTAGTGGGATTTTATGGTAATGTTGGACAGACGGACTATGCAATAGCCAACGAAATTCTTAACAAATCAGCTCATGTAATTAAACATAAACACCCTAATTGTCATGTAGTTTCCATTAATTGGGGTCCTTGGGATAGTGGTATGGTTTCTCCAGAATTACAGACAGCATTTGCACAACGAGGAATTAAAACCATTCCCCAAGAACTGGGTAGTAGTATCTTAGTTGATCAACTAAGAAATAGTGATTCAACTATGACCCAAGTAGTAATTGGTAGTCCCTTAGTCTATATTCCTTCTACCTTGTCTAGTGAACTAAAAACCCATCAAATTACCCGTCAATTAAAGTTAAACTATAACCCATTTTTACAGGATCATGTGATTGCGGGTAATCCTGTTCTTCCCGCAACTTGTGGACTGTCCTGGATATCTAGCAGTTGTGAACAACTCTATCCTGGTTTCCAAACTTTCCACTGTCCTAACTTTAAAGTCCTTAAAGGAATTGTTTTTGACCAAAATTCCCCCCATGAATATATTCTTGAAATTCAAGAAGTTGCTAAAATTGACAATCAAGAAATTCAGCTTGCGGGCAAAATTAGTAGTGTTACCAACCATGGAAAAATCAGATATCATTTTAGTAGCAACCTAATTTTGAAAAGACAAATTCCTTTAGCTGATAACTATGAACTTTTTAACCTAACCCAAGATGGTCAATTCCTAGCGAGCAATTCCTTACTATATCAAACTGGTGGTGGTAGTTTATTTCATGGTAATACTTTTCAAGGGGTAAAATCTGTGTTAAATATCAGTCCCGGTAAACTGACTATGAAATGTGAACTACCCGAACCCACATTATACCAACAGGGACAATTTAGAGTACAGACTCTTAACCCCTATATAGCAGATGTGCAGATACATTCTCTGTGGATTTGGACTCAACACTTTCATCAAGTTGGTTGTTTACCATCAGAAATTGAAAATTTTGAACAATTTGCACCCGTTCCCTTTGGAGAAACGTTTTATGTAACTTGTGAAATCAAATCCAAAACCGAATCTTATGTAGTTGCTGATGTAATTACTCACAATCAAAAAGGACAAGTTTATAATCAGATGAAGGCATCAAAAGCTACAATCTTACCCAATAGCTACTAA